A portion of the Deltaproteobacteria bacterium HGW-Deltaproteobacteria-18 genome contains these proteins:
- a CDS encoding nitroreductase family protein: MELLDAIHTRRSIRKYLDKPVSDEMLNVVIKAAMSAPSAGNQQPWHFIVIRDRAKLDTIPSFHPYSKMVLQAPAAIVVCGDPDGKKWPTFWDQDASAATQNILLAARDLGLGTVWVGIFPEKDRMDGFRKLLGIPENIIPFSLIPVGWPDGIFEAVNRFRPELIHHEIWGSK; this comes from the coding sequence ATGGAACTCCTGGACGCCATCCACACCCGCCGCAGCATTCGCAAATACCTCGACAAGCCCGTCTCGGACGAGATGCTCAACGTCGTCATCAAGGCCGCCATGAGCGCGCCTTCGGCCGGAAACCAGCAGCCCTGGCACTTCATCGTCATAAGGGACAGGGCCAAACTCGACACCATCCCAAGCTTCCATCCCTATAGCAAGATGGTCCTGCAGGCCCCCGCCGCCATTGTGGTCTGCGGAGATCCGGACGGCAAGAAATGGCCAACCTTCTGGGATCAGGACGCAAGCGCGGCCACCCAGAACATCCTCCTGGCCGCCCGGGACCTCGGACTCGGCACGGTCTGGGTCGGAATCTTCCCGGAAAAGGACCGCATGGACGGCTTTCGAAAACTCCTCGGCATCCCCGAAAACATCATCCCCTTCTCGCTGATCCCGGTGGGCTGGCCGGACGGAATCTTCGAGGCCGTAAACCGTTTCCGGCCGGAATTGATCCATCACGAGATCTGGGGCTCCAAGTAG